The region CCTGGTTGGATTCGCGGACCAGCCCCTCGTCGATCAGCTCGCTGACAATGCTCGACACGGTCGGCTTGCAAAGGCCGGTCAGCCGGGAGATACGGACACGGGAGATCGGGCTGAGCGTAAAGATCAGATTAAGCACACTGGAGCGGTTAATGGCCCGCAATTCTCTGTTGTCAGGAGACATGGTCAGTTTTGTCCCGGCGTTGAACACCTGGTGCCAGACAATCAGCTCGGTTTCGGGATTTGTGTTGAGATTTATTACCGGGAATGGGCATGAGCGATGTTGTTTAATGGATTAGTTATTAAACAAAACTAAAAAAATAAATAAAGGGCTAACAACAACGACAAAAACAGATACAAGAGCGGTTATAGAACAAATAACAGCCTTAAATGTGTAAAAAGAGAATTATTAGTCTAAAAAACTAACCAGGCCGAGCAAAAAGTTCTCCTTTGCAGCTTGCCTCTCAATCCGCAACTGATTCCCGGATAAAATTCTGCGAAGTACCCGCAACAAATCTTGCTGCTCTCAGAACAAATCGGATTTGATGCAGTTGTTGCGGAAATGCGACAACCTGTAACGGTTGACGGTCGATCAGCGCTATCCAGTGGCAGAGACTACGGAATCACTTGGCAACGATCTCGAACTGTCTGCCAGGATCGGCGAAAGCCAAAAACGACAACACTTTGTTGAAATGCTCATGTCGGGTCTGGATTATCCAGGAAAGCGCAAATCTTTTCCCGGATAGTCATCCGGGGAAACACCCCGCTGATATGGTCGACAACCGTACCCTGCCGGAAAAAAATCAGAGTGGGAAGACTTTGAACGGCATACTCGGCCGCTACATTCCTGTTTTCATCCACATCGACTATTCCCAGCTTGAGCTGGTCCTCGAATTCGGCTTTCAACTGATTCATCACAGAGGTGAACAAAGTGCACGAGCCGCTCCAGCGGGCGACAAACTCTACCAGCACCAGGCCGGATGATTCGAGGACCTCTTTTTTAAAGTTTATTTCAGTCAGAACGATGGGGGTCGATACTGACTTCATCCGCGCCTCTAAAGATGCCGCTACACACCTCTGTTTATCCTGATAACAGCCGGGCGATCGTGGTCCGCACTCGGATCTGCAATAACAAAACCCGTACCAGAAAAAACTGTATTGCGTGGAAGATATTTCAATCGGCTGAAGGCAGGCTAAATACGGTTAAAAACACTGAAAGCGGGGTGTTGGTCGGGAGGATGAAAAACTACAATATTTTGGAGTGCCTCCAATATTTTGGAGTCAGGAGGTCTTTCGGCGGGGCGGCGTCTCCTTCCTTACGCCGAGCTTAACCATCTTTGCTTCCAGCGTGGTCGGCTTCAGGCCCAGCAGTTCGGCGGCCCCGGATTTGCCTCTGACCCTCCAGCCGGTCATTTCCATCACATTGACAATGTGCTGCTTATCAAGGTCATCCAGAGTAAGCACTTGCTTGGTCGAGGCGCTCGTGTTCTCGAGGCACTCGCTCAGCTTTAGCTGGCTGCCGCTGCTGACAATCACGGCCCGCTCAATGACGTTCTGCAGT is a window of bacterium DNA encoding:
- a CDS encoding thioredoxin — encoded protein: MKSVSTPIVLTEINFKKEVLESSGLVLVEFVARWSGSCTLFTSVMNQLKAEFEDQLKLGIVDVDENRNVAAEYAVQSLPTLIFFRQGTVVDHISGVFPRMTIREKICAFLDNPDPT